The nucleotide sequence AATTGAcgtatgtgcccagtgggatgtgttACACAGTAGAAGCCCTGCTGAACAAAAGAAAATGATTGGGCAACGTACCCCATTGCTACAGAGGCTCACAAGAAGAGGGGTCCCAGTTGCTGTATGGACCAAGCTGTGCAGGCTGTAGCTTTTCTGTATTCTGAATACAGAATATTCTCTAACATGAGTTTGAGTTGATTCAAGTCTTGCAGGCATTTGCGGTTTCTCCTGAAGGAACCAGACACCCAAGTTAAAAGTATGCAATGACacacaagctgaaataaatcaacaAGTGTGAATTCACTTCAGTTGAAACATATGAATAGAGCCTCTGAGTAGAGGTGTCATAATACCTtgtggtcaaacagggaaatggttccaatcgtttttccaccattcatttttccccataggggattttagaaacacttaaaataagggctgtgtttcctgTAGGCTTGGAATGCTGATTAACATCAAAGTAGACATTATGCAAGACTACACATCTCTGCGAGTTCCTAGCAGGCAGCTTTGCTGAAAGAGATTGTTACTTTTGCCTCCATTCGGGCAGTCTTGTCCAGATTGtgatggcatttgtagttctttatgatagccacattagtaGCTAATTAGCGTTTCAGTTGTTGGGGGTGAATACAGGCAACTATATTAATTAAagtcaccttgtctgagagaGATTTACACATCAAAAGTCACACCAGggaagcctacacaaaacacagcccttattttaagtgggaaaaatgtattgtgggaaaaaaatgattggaaccattccCTTGTTTGACCTCTAGGTTTTATCGGTATTAAGACTCATACTGTGGTATTCTATTGGTAAGATGAATTAGGCCTGTGAAGTGGTGTCCCTCCATTTCGCCACACTGACTAATTGTTCATTTTAGGCCTAGGCTACTCTTGCTAACCTATGTCTATGCCATCACTAATCGCTTGAAACATTAAGCCTATGCTTTAGTTAAATGTAACTGAACAAACGCCAGGGTCTTGTAACCATATAGGAAATTAGAGGAATTTTGTCTTTTTATTGTATTTTGGGGGATAACTGCCAACTTTCTTTCTACTCACCACCAGTGTGGTTTATATAAGGCCTACATGAGCCATGCCAGTCAACATGTTGTTTCTCCTGACCTGGATGAACCAGATAGATACCCAAATTAAAAGCGAATTCACTTCAGTTGATAAATGTATTAATGTAAATGAATGAAGAAGGCGAATAATAGGCCTGTGCTTGGACATTCTGTTGCTTTTTTCCCCCACACAAAAGGGCTGGGGCCTAATTTTCTGCACACAATTGTAGATCACTCATGATGTTGACCTATGACTATGTCATTTCCGGCAGGCTAATCAAGTCAtttatttagaaatgtttgtCTGTTTCGACAACCTGGCCCTGTTCTGCTCACCCGCATTGTGATCTGACTCGTGGGCGTGGCTCAAGTTCACAGCTCACAGGTTTCGCATCTCGGGTCATTTGTTTTCTTCCGTTTCGAGGGTAGGTAGCACCTATTTTCCTTGTTTATTATAAACGCTCATGTTTATGCAAGTTGTCTTTATGTAGTTTAATGCGTTAATTGTTGGCTATTGATGTTAATTGAGCAATCGCTTTGTAGCCCATTTGCACTGTTCATCGACATTTTGAAAGTATACCTGTTTTAGGTTTGTGCCAGGtgaaggcaggtcctacagtATGATGTTAATATTGTTATTGGTCATGTCTAGCCTATTTTCTAAAGCAAAACTCAACGTCTGCATATAGGTGGAGTTGCATGCCCTCCTTTTTCTACTCACAAGACCACTAGGCTAGGTTACATggcattgttttattttttatttatctaaAACAGCATTCCCAGCATATACATGTGTACAATAGTGTACATCTATTAAATGCACCCGTCCTTTCTTCAAAGCATGGGCATAGGATGCTGAAGCTACTGTATAAATAGAGTCTCATTCTAATAGGCTACTGACGGATGAAACCTTCAGGCTACTTATTTCAGAATCGTAGGCTATTCATTGATTGTGATCTTGCATAAGTAAGCTAAAATATGTAAACCTGTTTCTATGTTGGACATCTGTGATTAAAATAGTGTCATGTTtttgtgatctaaaaggctagAAGATAAACAATCCCATATCACCTGAGAAAATATATGCACTGAACCCAACCAGAACATTACTCCATTGTTTGTTTCATTATTGAAACAGGTCATCGACATTGTTTTGAAACAAACTAATGacactatatatatttttttacaggaCAAAAATGGCAACTGCAACTCTTAACGGCTTACTGCGCCTACTTGTGACTGCAATCATTGCAATAGGCTGTTTTGTGACTGTTTTCCTCATGTATTTTAAACCGTCAGGTAACTGGCTTGCAAAGCCATTTGAATCATCAACACGACCAATtcagaaggaagaagaagaaaacaagGCTCATAATAAGACTATAGTTTTATTATGGATGTGGCCTTTTGGTCAGTCCTATGATCTAGACACTTGCAGGACCCTGTTCAATATTGAAGGCTGTTTTTTAACAGCTGACCGAGACCTATACAATAAGTCAAGTGGAGTCATAATTCACCATCGAGACATAAAAAGTGATTTATCAAATCTACCACCATTGCAGCGCCCACCATTCCAAAAGTGGGTGTGGATGAATCTAGAGTCCCCGTCACATACTTATAAAAACCCAGGTCTTGGAAATATTTTCAATTTGACTTTGAATTATAGGCAAGACGCAGATATTGAAGTGCCTTATGGGTCAGTTGTATTCAGCCAAAAGGAGGGGGAAGCTTTCGTATTGCCAATTAAAACTAAATTGGTCTGCTGGATTGTGAGTAACTGGAACCCTGACCATGCCAGAGCGAGGTACTTCAACGAATTGCACAAACACATCGAGATACACACCTATGGAAAAGCCTTTGGAGAATATGTCAATGATCAAGACTTCCTGGACACAATATCCAGTTGTAAATTCTATCTTTCGTTTGAGAACTCGATTCACAAAGATTACATCACTGAAAAGCTGTACAACCCACTAGCTGCTGGATCTGTGCCAATTGCTCTTGGGCCACCTAGGCAGAACTATGAAAACTTTGTGCCTGGAGATGCCTTCATACATGTGGATGATTTCCTCTCTCCCAAAGAGCTGGCTAACCAACTCGCACTGTTACATACAAATGAACAAATGTATCTGCGGTATTTTGAATGGCGCAGACATTTCAATGTCAAGAGGTCACATTTCTGGGCTGAACACACATGTCATGCATGCGATTACATTAAAAGACACAATGAATATAAAGTTTGTAATAACCTTGACACTTGGTTTTGGGGTTGACGGCTCATTTGCTTCTGCAATGTTGTGGTTCGATGTTATGGTATCTCACGAAACGTATACAAAAGCTGAAGAACATACGCACATCCAGGTACTTTCTGCAGGTGTGGAAGTTGTAGGCCAACTcatggaaaacagaaaggaaaatGCTGTGCACTGTTGCTCATGCTCCTAGGTGATTTTATAACGTTTCGACCTGAGGGTCTTCATCAGGCAGGATTCCTTTCTGTATCTCATGAAACAtaacctggtctctgtgtgtgatAACCAGGACACATCCTTTTGGAATATGTTAAGCAGGGGCTGTGCACAGACATTTGAGGGGCAGCTGCTCAAAAtgacgccccccccccctcccccacatgCCCCattcaaccagttagcaagtcgtACGTTTCAGAGTTTCCTAGTTTCCCGAATATCACATGAATGCGGTGGTTAGCTAAAGTCGACTACCTCTGTTGCTGCTGCTGACACACATGTGCAACTCCCAACTAAAGAAAGGATGAAGTTGGGTCATAGATGCTTGCCTAGGTAGCCAGGCTCCTTGCTCCGGCCAAATGCTACGCCACTCCCACGGACATTAGTTTCTTCTCCGATTCGAacaagggtgtctgtagtgatgcctctagcactgagatgccgtgCCTTAGATCGGTGTGCCTCTCGGGGCCCCCAAAATGTTTTGTGGATAATATTTAAATTTGCAGTGGGTGAGCTCCATTCCAGACAGGCTGATCAGATTCCATTTCATCCTCACACTCATAATCAGGATGCTGCCGTGTAATGCTGTTTCATAGTTAATGCTCCTTGCAGGCAGATTAGTTATCAACTTTATAGACTGATGCATATAATCCAGAGTGGGTGAGCTCTAGTTTTAGCAGGAAGATCATATTCAATAGCAGCCGCAGGCTGATGAATCAGGATTCTGCCTTGTGGGCTGCTTCATATGTAAGACTTTTTGTTATGTAGTGATCATGAGATAATTAAATTGTGATCTCccaaatatgttttatttattaatATGTCCTCTCTGGGTGGTCGTATGAAATCACCAATCGAGCAGCGGAAGAATTCAGTTTATTGCCTCTCTGCTGctcatctgtctttctgcctctctcagcTGCGCATATCAGACAACCAAGACAGACCGAATATTGATGATGATGTAAATCAAGTGTTAATCAAATGATAGCTGCAGCTGCTGTAGCAGTACTGTTGATGTTATATTTTAAATAGGTCGTTTATTcctacacacactcacgcatCTCAAGACATGCGTGTTTGAATACCGGGCGCGCGCAATCTCGGTGGGCAGTCCGCGGAATAGCCGCAATCTATCGTGTGCGAGCTGCAGAGTAGACCAACATGCGCAACCATAGACTAAAAATGAGGGCGCAACCAACCGATGGGGTGGGGGTGGCGAGCTTGACGACGTGACGtgggttcagaacaacaacgAACAAATATATTATACCACCACCCAAAAAGGCACTTGCCGAGTGGAAGGTCAAAGGGTGCTCAGTCACAGGTAGATCTCTTATCTGTTTTTCAGCATAATTTCCATCCTTGTAATCTCttctgtacactcttagaaaaaaaatgttccaaaagggttattcagctgttcctgtaggagaaccctttttggttccaggtagaaccctttgtggaaagggaacccaaaagagttatacctgcaaccaaaagggttctatctggaatcAAAAATAGTTCCTCAAAagattctcctatggggacagctgtaGAACCCTTTAATTGTAGATAGCTTTtttttcagtggtgtaaagtacttaagtaaaaatactttaaattaCTACGTAAGTAATTTTTTAATGtatctttactatttatatttttgactaattttacttcactacattcctaaagaaaatgatgtactttttactccatacattttccctgacacccaaaagtaattataacattttgaatgcttagcaggacagaacatTGTCCAAATCGCACACGTaacaagagaacatccctactgcttctgatctggcggactcacgaaacacatgctttgtttgtaaattaggtCTGAGAGTTGAAGTGTGACCTTTGGAGTGTGATCTTTGGAATTTGTCattatttttacttttgatacttaagtacattttagcaactacatttacttttgatacttaagtatatttaaagccAAATACTAttagacttttactcaggtaGTATTTTGCTGGAtgattttcacttttacttgagtcattttctataaatgtatctttacttttactcaagtaggagaattgagtactttttccaccatgcATTTTTTTCTAATAGTGTAGGCTACACCATTGCATAGAAGTAATTCATTTAGTCTTTCAATAAGCCAATTTGTTTCATAGGCTGGTTTCCAGTGAGCAATTTACAACAATGGATAATCAAATTTGTAGAAAGCTTTCATTTGCTGGACATTCTGATGGGCCAGGTGGTGAagttaggaaacaacatctccaccccgctgttcctcaacattggggccccacaagggtgcgttctcagccctctcctgtactccctgttcacccacgactgcgtggccattcacgcttccaactcaatcatcaagtttgcagacgacactacagtggtaggcctgatttaccaacaacgatgagacagcttacagggaggaggtgagggccctcgtagtgtggtgtcaggaaaacaacctctcactcaatgtcaacaaaacaaataagatgatcgtggacttcaggaaacagcagagggagcaccccccccccccatccacattgacgggacagtagtggagaaggtggaacgttttaagttccttcGGCAtaaacatcacagacaaactgaaatggtccaccttcaaccgcaaggctctccagagggtctgcacaacgcatcacctggggcaaactacctgccctccaggacacctacagcacccaatgtcacaggaaggccaaaaagatcatcaaagacaacaaccacccgagccactgcattttcaccccgctatcatccagaaggcgaggtcactacaggtgcatcaaagctgggaccgagagactgaaaaacagcttctatcaaggccatcagactgttaaacagccatcactaacatagagaggccgctgccaacatacagactcaaatctctggccacttaaataatggacttaataaaggtatcactagtcactttaaataaatgcactttaataatgtttacatatcctgtgttactcatctcatatgtgtatactctattcctagtggtaagagtgttggactagtaactggaaggtttcaagttcaaatcccagagctgacaaggtacaaatctgtcgttctgcccctgaacaggcagttaacccactgtgtgtataaggtagttgtgaatttgttcgattacttgttagatattactgcatagtcggagttagaagcacaagcatttcactacactcgcattaacatctgctaaccaatgtgtatgtgaccaataaaattttatttgatttccCGCTCTCAAGCAGTTTTTTTATGAAATTAGGCTATTTTGATAATAAATTTGTGTGAATCAGTGAAATTCACAAACTAgaattttgtttttgtgtgactCTATAATGTGTGTttgatgtggtccttctgtagctcagttggtagagcatggcgcttgtaacgtgagggtagtgggttcgaatccctggaccacccatacgtagaatgtatgcacacatgactgtaagtcgctttggataaaagcgtctgctaaatggcatatattattattattattattatttattattattttcccAAAGATGTGTTGTGCAGCTGTCAGATGATGATGCTACTGAATTGGATTCCGTGACGTCACGAGCAAGGAAGGAGGAGGTGTGGCGGGAAAAAGGGGTGGAATAAATGGTGGTGTTTTTTGGACTCCCATGCTTTCCGTACTACGTTATGGTTATGTTGACGTGTGGCTTTTGTGGCTCACTAGCCTGCTAGCTGTACTTTGTACAACATGGTTTAGCTAGTAGTGGCAATATAACATTAGTCAAAGAGCTGAAGTTTACCTCTATGCAAAGCTGTACTAAAACAGTTATAACTTCGAACAGTTTGAGAAGCCAACAAATACGATGGCAGCTGCCTGGGAAGAAATCAGACGTCTGGCAGCGGATTTTCAGAGAGCACAGTTTGCTGACACAGTGCAGAGGTAATGCCAGCTGGCTAGTGCCAAATAGCTATCTATAACCACAGTCCTAGCAATTTGGCTAGCTAAATCGCTAAGCACAACAATGCGTATTGACTGCTAACTTATTAACGTGAAACTAGCAAATGAACTACTTTAGCTAGCTAAGGATTAGGATCTAACGTTAGCTACGGTGGGCTGAACTGCTGGCTGAACCAACTTAGACAGGACAGCTTTACTAGTCGCTAGCTATCTGTGCCAGAAAGGGGGCTTCCTGCAGCAGTGTTTTTTAGCTGGACTAATCTTGTATTACCACAGTTTCCAAACCATAACATAACCTGGGCCTTTGGGAAACTGCTGCTTGCGCCATTGATACGCTGTATCAGGGGACCCAAATACCTTTTAAATGGGTAGAATTAGATATAGAACTGATTTCTAGGGTCTCTGTGTGTAAATGCCCTTTCTACTGGAAATCCTACCCAGGTTGTCAGAGAGAAACTGCATTGAAATCGTTGCCAAGCTGGTTGCAGAGAAGAAGTTGGATGTGGTACACACACTTGATGGCAAGGAGTACATCACCCCATCCCAGATCAGTAGGGAGATACGGGATGAGCTCTACATCCATGGAGGTCAGTTGGCTCCTAGTCCACCTTCTGATTCCAATGCCTCAGTCTTCAAACCTGTGTTGCACTCATTCGTCTCAGGTCATGGCTGCATAGATGTTCAAGGGTTATCATACACTTGCATTGATTGACTTGGACAAAAATGTATGGAGAATATGGTgatatgtgtttttattttatttttatcttgTGTTTTTGCTTTCCAAAGGTCGGGTCAACATTGTGGACCTACAAAAGGTGTGCATTACTACTGATTCCTTCTGCTAGTGTGCAGCACTGCAGTTGTTTTATTTCACTTACCATATTGTCTAAAGACACTTTTTTTATATAATTATTTTTTTGTATACAGATTATCAATGTTGATTGGGTTCATGTTGAGGCCAGAGCAAATGACATTGCAAGATCTGATAAAAGTGTTCAACTGGTGCTGGGGCAGCTTATCGACGAGTAAGTAGGACTTTTTCCACATGATGTGTTTTTCATTGCTTTACTGTCAACTACTAGGGTAACAGATTTGTTCTGATTTCTTCTAGAAACTACCTGAATCGTGTGTCTGAGGAGGTGAACGATAAACTACAAGAAGCTGGCTTGGTGAACATCCCAGAACTATGTAAAAACTATGACCTTCCGGGGGATTTTCTGACTGAGGTGAGTAATGAGCCACCTCTGTATCTTTACCAATACCGTCCTCAAACTATGTGCAATTAATAATGTATCCTTTCAGTAGTGTATCTGTGCTTGGGCTTTTGGCTTGGGCTTTCAGCTTGAGGTGCATTTGTGGACCTGTACATAGCTATTATCTGTTAACCACTTTGTATCCTAGGAGCTGTCGAAGCGCCTTGGGAAAGTCATCCAAGGCCAGATGGATGAGTACAACAGGGGAGTCTTATTCACCCCTGCGTTCGTGTCTCGCCACAGAGCTCGCATCCGTGGGCTTTTTAGTGCAGTGACTCGGTAGGTTTAATCCAAATCCTTTCTTCCCTTGCTTTTAATCCAATACTGTCTTCCCTCCCTGCTCCTAATAATGAATGAATTTGATCTCCTTGTGTAGGCCAACACCAGTCAGTAACGTGATTGGCGTCTATGGTTTTCAGGAACATCTTCTCTACTGTAAGTAGCTATTCTTTCTGTTGTGTTAAAATTCAAACCCCGCTGTTAGAATATTGTCAGCACTATACGATGTGTATAATGATTTGTACTGTATATGAACACACAGATCAACCAATGTTTGGAGTAGGCCTAATCAAACATGCACTTATGTCACGCTGTCGTTCAACTAACTTCATCTTGGTCCGTTGTTGCCCAGCTGTTTTGGAGGAGCTGGTGAATACTGGCCGTCTGAAAGGCACTGTGGTGGGGGGCCGgcaggacaaggctgtgtacatcCCTGACATCTACTCCAAAACACAGAACACCTGGGTGGACTCCTTCCTCAAGCAGAACGGATACTTAGGTCCTCTAACATACTAAAATTATTGATTGCAATATTTCTTTTTTGTAATTTCCGTACTGTAGGTCTGCCTAAAATGTGACTTGTACCCTAAAACATTCCCTCTGTTCCCGCCACGCAGAGTTTGATGCCTTGATCAGACTTGGCATCCCTGACCCAGTGAGCTATATCAGGAAACGTTTCAAGTCCAGCAAGCTGCTGTTCCTCAGGGCGGCCTGTGTTGGCCAGGCCCTAGTAGAACAGGTGGAGGCCTCCGTGGAGGAGGCTGTCAACTCTGCCACATGGACAGATGTGCAGGTCCATACAAACCTTCCTGTACTTCATTTTCTGCCAAAGCACCAATTAATATATTGCAAAATGGTCTTTGCTTTAATATAATAATCTTCACTTGAGTTACTCAGCCCAGCTCACTTTAAGTATCCGATGTGCTCTCCCATTTTTGACATGTAGCCCATTCTGCCCAGCTGTCTGTCCATGGAGGACGTTGGCATTATAATCAACGAGGCCATGAGAAAGACCAACGTGCAGTCAACTGCCAGGATCCTGGGCGACACTGTGGTGGTCAGCGAGAAGTTCATCagcaactgtctctctctctttgatgaGGCCATGCAGCATAAAGCCCTTAAGGTAAAACACACCTGTCATGAAGTTGCCTGATGGGCCAAAACTGGGATTGTCTTTTGATAAGGACATATAGCTGTGTCTCTTCTCCATCAATTCAATGCTGTTCCCTTCTAGGAAGTCAAGAACAACCCTGTTTTCCTGATAACGGAAGACGATCTCAAGCAAAGCTATATGATGACAGAAAACACAGCACCTTCCAAAAAGGAAAAAAGGGAGGCGGAGAGGAGGAAAAAGACTACAGGTATTACAGGCCAGGCCTCTTTGTAATCTCTAAAATGTCTGTTAGGTTATCAACTAGACAGGCTGAAAAGAGTTTACAGCCCAAGTATTTCCTGCCGGGTGGTTTGAGATTTGATCCCTGTTTAAGTTCCCTGTTATTATTTCATTGGTTGACTGTTCTTGTTTTGCTTCCTAGAGGGCAGTGGCTGtaaaggaggtggtggaggatgc is from Oncorhynchus gorbuscha isolate QuinsamMale2020 ecotype Even-year linkage group LG14, OgorEven_v1.0, whole genome shotgun sequence and encodes:
- the LOC123995921 gene encoding 4-galactosyl-N-acetylglucosaminide 3-alpha-L-fucosyltransferase 9-like; its protein translation is MATATLNGLLRLLVTAIIAIGCFVTVFLMYFKPSGNWLAKPFESSTRPIQKEEEENKAHNKTIVLLWMWPFGQSYDLDTCRTLFNIEGCFLTADRDLYNKSSGVIIHHRDIKSDLSNLPPLQRPPFQKWVWMNLESPSHTYKNPGLGNIFNLTLNYRQDADIEVPYGSVVFSQKEGEAFVLPIKTKLVCWIVSNWNPDHARARYFNELHKHIEIHTYGKAFGEYVNDQDFLDTISSCKFYLSFENSIHKDYITEKLYNPLAAGSVPIALGPPRQNYENFVPGDAFIHVDDFLSPKELANQLALLHTNEQMYLRYFEWRRHFNVKRSHFWAEHTCHACDYIKRHNEYKVCNNLDTWFWG
- the LOC123994999 gene encoding E3 UFM1-protein ligase 1-like, which codes for MAAAWEEIRRLAADFQRAQFADTVQRLSERNCIEIVAKLVAEKKLDVVHTLDGKEYITPSQISREIRDELYIHGGRVNIVDLQKIINVDWVHVEARANDIARSDKSVQLVLGQLIDENYLNRVSEEVNDKLQEAGLVNIPELCKNYDLPGDFLTEELSKRLGKVIQGQMDEYNRGVLFTPAFVSRHRARIRGLFSAVTRPTPVSNVIGVYGFQEHLLYSVLEELVNTGRLKGTVVGGRQDKAVYIPDIYSKTQNTWVDSFLKQNGYLEFDALIRLGIPDPVSYIRKRFKSSKLLFLRAACVGQALVEQVEASVEEAVNSATWTDVQPILPSCLSMEDVGIIINEAMRKTNVQSTARILGDTVVVSEKFISNCLSLFDEAMQHKALKEVKNNPVFLITEDDLKQSYMMTENTAPSKKEKREAERRKKTTEGSGCKGGGGGCNAREVRIRKTKKKGRRDDDSDEEAAVTPQNRNKPTEVPFMSLEEIAAVLEGQVCDCPEEILSELAEHLVRPLTKTYQEVVRTVFMSSTVSTTGVTKKRSVKDFQEELSNLYNNIRLFEKGTKLFSDETQVLIAKHVLKTVCTDVTNILVNFMAAELMMSAENPSSITNEVRVKILGKLPEETKGPLMKVHNSLNGKTIEDFLTNIETAVEVCGFMLKKGDKKRERQALFLHRQALIEQLKDTEDPALILHLTSVLLFQASTHCMLHAPGRCVPQIIGTLVGRVSEEQHRLLTGYQALVVKQLVSQSQGKKQEQGEGENPEAGDEAEAIRKELVSLTSEVKDLVLSQKKTSGTEE